ACAAAAACTCATTTATCCGGCTTGATCAAAAACCTTCCGTAAATGAGACCGGCCGCCGCGCCGCCAAGCATCGGACCCACCCAATAGACCAGATGATTGCTCCAATGAGCGCTGGCAACCGCCGGTCCAAACGTACGCGCCGGGTTCATCGCCGCGCCCGTCAGCGGCCCGCCAAACAGTATGTCCAGGGCAACGGTCAGCCCGATGGCGAGCCCGCCGATCTTCGGCGCGCGCGGATCCACCGCCGTCCCGTACACCACAAAAACGAGAAAAAAAGTCAGCACCGCCTCGATCAGGGTTCCCTTGCCGGCACCGATACCGCTCAGATCGGGAGTGCCGGCCGCAACCGCTTCGGCGCCGCTGTGCGCCGCATTGCCGAGCAGATTAACCAGCAGAATCCCCGCGACCACCGAGCCCAACAGCTGGGAAATCCAGTAAGCGATCGCCTTTCGGGCGTCGATCTGTTGGCCAACCCACAGCCCGAATGTGACCGCCGGGTTGAGGTGGCCTCCGGAAATCCCGGCCGTCGCCGACACCATCACCGCGATGGTCAACCCGTGGGCTAGCGCGATTCCCAGCAGACCCGGATTGGCGTTGATCGCGCCCACGCCAATGAAGATGAGCGCGAATGTCCCGATCAACTCGGCAACGCACTGTTTCAACAGGGGCCGTTGCATGATCTATTTTGTGTTGGCCGGTTTGGCCGGTGCCTGATTGGTCCCCGTCAACTGCGGCAAGGTCGCTGACGGGGGGCTCGAGACGGTCACCGGCTGCGACAGCGCGTTGGTCTTTGCCAGTTCAGGATGCTTTGACAACAATTGTTCGCGGCGCATCGCCGCTTCGCTGCTCCACCCGGACTGCGCGTTTGGCCGCGTCAGCTCGTCGTAAATTCGCAGGGCCGACGCAAAGTCGTTCCTTGCCTCGTACAGTCGCGCCAGGCCGAGTCTCGCCGGGGCAACAACGACGCTTCCCGTAAAACGATTCACCACGTCCTCATACGCCGCGAATGCCTCGTTCGTTTTGTTCATCGCATCCAGACATGCCGCCACACCCAGACCGGCGGTGGACGCCAGCGGATTGTCGGGATAATCTCGCAGAAAGTTTTCAAATTGAGTTTTCGACTCCGCGTATTTGCTCTCACGGAACAAGGCGTCCGCGGCAAACAGCAGGGCCCGGCCCGCGGCGCTCGTGCCCGGATGCGCAGAAGCCACCTCGAGAAACGCCTGCGCGCTCGGTTCCGCCCCGTTTTCCATGCGGAGACCCGGACGGTCCACCTTGAGCAGGGCGGCGCTTGCTTCAGCCTCGGACTCATTGTGATGCCACTGATAAATCGCATAGCCGCCGATCGCAAGAGCGACGACCGCGGTCCCGACCAGCAGCTTCTTTTTGTTCGCCTCGGCCCAGGCGAGCAATTCGATCATCCGGGTCGATTCGGTTGCTTGAGAGCCCATAAATTAAGGGGGCCGATGTTTGGGACGCACACCGAAAAAGGCAAGGCCGAAATCATTTGCGACTCTCGCTCTTCGTTCCCTTGATCACATTTGCGGGGCTTTGCGCTTGCCAACATCCGAAGGCATTTTCTAATTTACCTCCATGGATTCGCAGTTGGCCCAGTATATTCCGGTATTGATTCTCGCTGCGGCGGCGGTCTTATTCGCGGGCGCCACGCTCGTCCTTTCTGTTTTGGTCGGCAAATGGGCCAACAAAAACCGGCTCAGGTGGACGTCCAAAACGAAAAACGTCCCCTACGAATGCGGCATGTTGCCGATCGGGGAGGGTAACACGCGCCTTTCCGTGAAATTCCACCTCGTCGCGATGCTGTTCATACTTTTCGACATCGAGGTCGTGTTTCTCTACCCGTGGGCGGTAATTTACAGGGAAATGTTGAAGGAGAACGCCGGTCTGATTTTCGGGTCGATGATTTCGTTTCTCGCGATTCTGTTCGTCGGTTATGTTTATGCGCTGAAAAAAAAGGCCTTCGACTGGAAAAACTGAACTCCAATCTGCGACGATGTTGAGCTGTTTCAAGTCAACGAAAGCCCTGTTGATCGGCTGTGCCGCGGCATGATTCCGACGACACGGACAACCAGACCATGGGCACGATCAAGTTCGGGACGAGCGGCTGGCGCGGATTGATCGCGCGCGACTTCACTTTCGACAATGTTCGTCTCGCGACCCAGGGGATCGCCGATTATCTGAAGGCCGAACTGGCCGATGCCATCTCGCCGGTTTACGGCCGGAAACCAACCGTCATTCTGGGTCATGACACCCGTTTTTTGGGGCGTGAATTGTCCCTCGCCGCCGCCGAGGTGCTGGCCTCAAACGGCCTGACCCCCCTGCTCTGCAACCGCGACGCTCCGACGCCGGTCATCGCCCATGCAATCCGCGTCCGCAAAGCGATCGGCGGCATCAACATGACGGCCAGTCACAACCCGGCCGAGTATCAGGGACTGAAATTTTCGACACACAATGGCGCGCCGGCGACGCCCGAAGTCACGAAAAAGATCGAGATCAACATCGCCACACGGCTCGCCGAAAACTGGAATTTCAACGCAGTGGTTGTCGGCACCTTCGAGTGCAAAACGTTTGATCCACAGCCGGCCTACTTCAAACAACTGCGCAAACTGATCGATTTCGCAGCCATCAAGAAAGCACGGCTCAAGGTGGCCGTCGAGTTGATGTATGGCGCCGGGCGCGGTTATCTGGACACGTTGCTGAAGGACGCGGGCGCGAGGATAACGGTGTTTCACAACGAGTTAAACCCGCTGTTCGGCGGCCGTCATCCGGAACCGAACGCCGAGGGCATGGCCGAGGTGAGCAGGTTCGTTCGCAGTGGTAAGGCGCAGATCGGCCTGGGTCTTGACGGCGACGCAGACCGCTTCGGTATCGTTGACAGGATCGGAACGTGGCTGACACCGAACCAGGTGCTCGCCCTCGCCCTCTATCATCTGAAAAAGAACCGCGGTTGGTCCGGCGCGGTCGTGCGGACTGTTCCGACAAGCCATCAGGTGGATGCCGTTGCCGGATTGCTTGGCGTGAAGGTGCATGAGACGCCCGTCGGTTTCAAATACATCGGCGCACTGATGGAAAGCGAATCGATCATCGTCGGCGGCGAGGAATCCGGCGGCTTGAGCGTCAAGGGCCACGTGCCCGAAAAGGATGGCATTCTCGCCTGCCTGCTCATGGCCGAACTGGTGGCAATGGAGGGGAAATCACTTGGCCAAATCCTGAAAGAACTGGAAAAGAAGAGCGGTGAATTTCACACCGACCGGATCAATGTCAGGATTCCGGCGGAGAAAAAAGAGGCCTTGTTGAACAAACTGGCCGGAGGCCTGGCCTCCATCGGGCCATTCAAGATCGAAAAGTTTGTCACGACGGACGGCTACAAATTCCTTTTGCCGG
The window above is part of the Candidatus Angelobacter sp. genome. Proteins encoded here:
- a CDS encoding MIP family channel protein, coding for MQRPLLKQCVAELIGTFALIFIGVGAINANPGLLGIALAHGLTIAVMVSATAGISGGHLNPAVTFGLWVGQQIDARKAIAYWISQLLGSVVAGILLVNLLGNAAHSGAEAVAAGTPDLSGIGAGKGTLIEAVLTFFLVFVVYGTAVDPRAPKIGGLAIGLTVALDILFGGPLTGAAMNPARTFGPAVASAHWSNHLVYWVGPMLGGAAAGLIYGRFLIKPDK
- a CDS encoding tetratricopeptide repeat protein; the protein is MGSQATESTRMIELLAWAEANKKKLLVGTAVVALAIGGYAIYQWHHNESEAEASAALLKVDRPGLRMENGAEPSAQAFLEVASAHPGTSAAGRALLFAADALFRESKYAESKTQFENFLRDYPDNPLASTAGLGVAACLDAMNKTNEAFAAYEDVVNRFTGSVVVAPARLGLARLYEARNDFASALRIYDELTRPNAQSGWSSEAAMRREQLLSKHPELAKTNALSQPVTVSSPPSATLPQLTGTNQAPAKPANTK
- a CDS encoding NADH-quinone oxidoreductase subunit A: MDSQLAQYIPVLILAAAAVLFAGATLVLSVLVGKWANKNRLRWTSKTKNVPYECGMLPIGEGNTRLSVKFHLVAMLFILFDIEVVFLYPWAVIYREMLKENAGLIFGSMISFLAILFVGYVYALKKKAFDWKN
- a CDS encoding phosphoglucomutase/phosphomannomutase family protein, with the translated sequence MGTIKFGTSGWRGLIARDFTFDNVRLATQGIADYLKAELADAISPVYGRKPTVILGHDTRFLGRELSLAAAEVLASNGLTPLLCNRDAPTPVIAHAIRVRKAIGGINMTASHNPAEYQGLKFSTHNGAPATPEVTKKIEINIATRLAENWNFNAVVVGTFECKTFDPQPAYFKQLRKLIDFAAIKKARLKVAVELMYGAGRGYLDTLLKDAGARITVFHNELNPLFGGRHPEPNAEGMAEVSRFVRSGKAQIGLGLDGDADRFGIVDRIGTWLTPNQVLALALYHLKKNRGWSGAVVRTVPTSHQVDAVAGLLGVKVHETPVGFKYIGALMESESIIVGGEESGGLSVKGHVPEKDGILACLLMAELVAMEGKSLGQILKELEKKSGEFHTDRINVRIPAEKKEALLNKLAGGLASIGPFKIEKFVTTDGYKFLLPGGEWVAFRASGTEPLIRCYIEAKSPAHMNRLRAACRKLLEN